GTTTTCAGGTCTCCTTGCAGACGATTGGACCACAACGCGCCACATTGGTGGCGCGTCTCCCCGGTCAATCTGTCAGACCGACTCTTTGTTTCACCGGGCATTTGGATACGGTGTTGCCGGGGGAAACCCCCTGGAGCCGGGATCCGTTTGCCGGGGAGGTGGTGGGGGACCGGCTTTATGGCCGTGGCAGCACCGACATGAAAGGGGGCGTGGCGGCCATGGTCTGGGCGGCGCTGGAGCTGGCCCGGGAAGGCGGCACCCGGACCACGGGCGATTTATTGCTGATCTTGACTGCCGACGAAGAGGTCGGCTGCGCCGGGGCACGGCGACTGATGGCCGATTTTGCAACCCTGGGCAACGAAAACCTGGACCATGTCGGGGCCATTGTGGTGGGCGAGCCGACGGCCAACATGCCCTGCCTGGGGCACAAAGGTGCCCTCTGGCTGGAGATGGAAACCCGGGGTGTGGCAGCCCATGGTTCCATGCCGGATCGGGGTGTCAATGCCATTCTCAAGGCGGCCCGGGCCATCCTGGCCCTGGAACAGTATCGTTTTCCGATTCCCCCGCATCCCCTGCTCGGATCACCCACCCTCAATGTCGGGACTATTGTGGGGGGACAGCGCATCAACATTGTGCCGGATCATGCGGTTGTGGGTGTGGATCTGCGTTCGATACCCGGTCTGGACCATGACCTTCTGCTGAACTCCATTCAGGATCATCTGGGTTCGGATGTCACCCTGCGCATCGTCACCAGCACGCCGGGTATCATGACCGATCCCGACCATCCCTGGGTTGCCAGGGTATTTGACATCATGGCCACTCTGCACGGGACACGACCCGGAATGGGGACGGCTCCCTATGTGACCGATGCCTCGATCCTGACACCAGCCCTGGGTTCACCTCCCACCCTCATCCTGGGACCCGGCGAACCCGATCTGGCCCACAAGGTCGATGAATACTGCCATGTGTCCAAGATTCGCCAGGCCGCCCGGGCCTATCTGGAGATTGCCCGCCTGGGATGCTGAGGGCACTGGGCTTTGACCATTCCAAGATGGACTTTGGGACAAACACTTCCTGCCTGTCCTGCGCCTTCAGGCAGCCCTTTTCATGGTCAATATGTCTTCAAGACGCAGGGGTGCCTTCCTGATGCCCAACATGACCGCCGGAACCACTCCGGTCGTCCAATGGGGCCGAACAAAATTGTGGATGACCAAGTGGACATCCAACGTGCGCTGAAGGCCATCTTCAGACTTGGCATACGTATTCGTTCGTCGCCGAAAAGCGCTGTTTCGTCTCCGTATTGCAGCATTCTGACCTTCAAGGCGGTTGGCGTTTATCTCTGAGTCTGGCAGTGTCTGATCC
This DNA window, taken from Magnetococcales bacterium, encodes the following:
- a CDS encoding M20 family metallopeptidase; the encoded protein is MLDPVALTRELVAIRTVNPPGNEQPCAEFIAGLLAPAGFQVSLQTIGPQRATLVARLPGQSVRPTLCFTGHLDTVLPGETPWSRDPFAGEVVGDRLYGRGSTDMKGGVAAMVWAALELAREGGTRTTGDLLLILTADEEVGCAGARRLMADFATLGNENLDHVGAIVVGEPTANMPCLGHKGALWLEMETRGVAAHGSMPDRGVNAILKAARAILALEQYRFPIPPHPLLGSPTLNVGTIVGGQRINIVPDHAVVGVDLRSIPGLDHDLLLNSIQDHLGSDVTLRIVTSTPGIMTDPDHPWVARVFDIMATLHGTRPGMGTAPYVTDASILTPALGSPPTLILGPGEPDLAHKVDEYCHVSKIRQAARAYLEIARLGC